From the genome of Monomorium pharaonis isolate MP-MQ-018 chromosome 2, ASM1337386v2, whole genome shotgun sequence, one region includes:
- the LOC105840657 gene encoding dymeclin, whose translation MGATPSRYEDLSKNVHLARFCGKQSISSNDPFWSTFLSYNIRPPITRNDQIELDSRLDSSCQQLLVNNLVTGNFGTLIQITLIRINELLAPVQNQNIISAWQTYNGLFAVRCVLKYLIETVGEEEMLNHIEAPQTTNEALPSYRLAYFIEALIELITDVPLCEFTYVVHLEAINCLLVLLSVQLFSQTAAEYSTVYRIAMHALNQHAPTMVCTLLHNFVQQEHAPPGLLTQQSGGSIVFSIAAGLWNVIRMGIGSGSKNIQVAHNGIAEEEEKKRDTETPLASQSLLLLLVLTNHCTATQNPYRNALFSFIDMQEDHTISQEKTTDTFKFNLNKLYNTICKIPNTDEVTLLLYMLLHRNSSVKHDIMRRPDIQLLVTPILQILYHAPNNTSHHIYMSLIILLILSEDETFNKRIHEIMLKGITWYTERSISEISLGGLLILVVIRTIQYNMFKMRDKYLHTNCLAALANMSAQFTSLHPYVSQRLLSLFETLAKKHARLEARILEQTQATTVPSKDTIVLNTANDAIINVTINNTAKISNASTVSTVTNEDLIQDLTILEEVLRMVLEIINSCLTHRLAHNPNLIYTLLYKKDVFQSFRTHSAFQDIVQNIDSVINFFSYKLEQKDQSQIGVSQVLATIRQGTLEWPRDRLRKFPELKFKYVEEEQPEEFFIPYVWSVVCQGALLHWNAENIKLFSPNNGEPTIIVC comes from the exons ATGGGTGCAACGCCAAGTCGTTATGAAGATCTCTCCAAGAATGTGCACCTGGCAAGGTTTTGCGGGAAACAGAGTATATCTTCGAACGATCCATTTTGGAGTACATTCCTGTCTTATAACATACGACCGCCTATTACAAGGAATGATCAGATAGAACTGGATTCTAGATTAGACTCGTCATGTCAACAGTTGCTTGTCAATAATTTGGTCACTGGCAACTTTGGTACTTTGATACAAATAACACTGATACGCATCAACGAGCTGCTAGCACCTGTACAAAATCAAAA tataatatcAGCATGGCAAACATACAATGGATTGTTTGCTGTGAGATGTGTTTTAAAGTATCTCATTGAGACTGTTGGTGAGGAAGAGATGCTGAATCACATTGAAGCACCACAAACGACAAATGAAGCACTCCCTTCTTATAGATTggcatattttattgaagcacTGATAGAACTTATTACAGATGTACCTCTGTG tgaaTTTACATATGTTGTTCACTTGGAGGCGATTAATTGTTTACTCGTGCTACTCTCGGTGCAATTATTTTCTCAAACTGCAGCTGAGTACAGTACAGTGTACAGGATAGCAATGCATGCGCTGAACCAACATGCACCTACTATGGTGTGTACACTGTTGCACAATTTTGTTCAACAGGAACACGCTCCTCCAGGGTTACTGACGCAGCAGTCCGGAGGTAGTATTGTATTCAGTATTGCAg CCGGGTTGTGGAATGTGATAAGAATGGGTATAGGCAGTGGTTCGAAGAATATACAGGTTGCACATAACGGCATAGCtgaggaagaggagaagaaaCGCGATACAGAAACTCCACTTGCCAGTCAATCTCTATTACTTCTATTAGTTTTGACGAATCATTGTACTGCTACGCAGAATCCATATAGGAACGCGCTTTTCTCTTTCATAGATATGCAAG AAGATCATACTATATCACAAGAGAAAACAACTGATAccttcaaatttaatttaaataaattatacaataccaTTTGTAAGATACCAAATACAGACGAAGTTACGCTTTTACTCTACATGCTATTGCATAGAAATTCGAGTGTAAAACATGACATAATGAGAAGACCTGATATACAATTATTG GTAACTCcgatattacaaatattatatcatgCACCAAACAACACATCCCATCATATTTATATGTCCCTTATTATTTTGCTAATTTTGAGTGAAGATGAAACGTTTAACAAGCGAATACACGAAATT ATGCTTAAAGGTATAACATGGTATACTGAAAGATCTATAAGCGAAATATCATTAGGTGGTCTTTTAATCCTGGTAGTAATTCGTAcgatacaatataatatgtttaaaatgaGA gaCAAATATCTTCATACAAACTGTTTAGCAGCTCTAGCAAATATGTCTGCCCAGTTCACATCCTTACATCCTTATGTTAGTCAGAGATTGTTAAGTTTATTTGAAACACTTGCAAAAAAGCATGCGCGCTTAGAAGCGAGAATTTTAGAGCAAACACAGGCGACCACTGTTCCTTCCAAAGATACTATCGTTCTTAATACGGCTAACGATGCgattattaatgtaacaattaataatactgcAAAAATTTCTAATGCTTCCACCGTTTCTACTGTTACAAACGAAGATTTg attcaAGATTTGACTATACTTGAGGAAGTCTTAAGGATGGTgctagaaattataaatagttgTTTAACTCATAGACTCGCACACaatccaaatttaatttacactcTTCTGTATAAAAAGGATGTCTTTCAATCATTTAGGACACATTCTGCTTTCCAagatattgtacaaaatattgattct gtaattaattttttctcttataaatTGGAACAGAAGGATCAATCACAAATAGGTGTTAGTCAAGTATTAGCCACTATACGGCAAGGAACTTTAGAGTGGCCAAGAGATCGTTTAAga aaattcccagaattaaaatttaagtatgtAGAAGAAGAACAACCAGAAGAGTTCTTCATTCCTTATGTATGGAGTGTGGTTTGTCAAGGAGCGTTATTACATTGGAATGCAGAgaacataaaattgttttcaccTAATAACGGCGAGCCGACCATCATTGTTTGCTGA